The Myxococcota bacterium genome contains a region encoding:
- a CDS encoding PaaI family thioesterase encodes MSAPSFEERFDKSVAEGFIRASDRVPGLLKYLGVRIVEVGPGTLRAELPVRDELLTPFKNMHGGVISALCDHVLGCVCYPLMTKGQWAATTEFKLNLLQPVTQGVVAAIATVVSMTKSQAVVRIDVLNEGRLTAVAQGTVTIRDPR; translated from the coding sequence ATGAGCGCGCCGAGCTTCGAGGAGCGCTTCGACAAGTCGGTCGCGGAGGGCTTCATCCGCGCGAGCGACCGCGTTCCCGGGCTGCTGAAATATCTGGGCGTGCGCATCGTGGAGGTCGGACCGGGCACGCTGCGCGCCGAGCTCCCGGTGCGGGACGAGCTTTTGACTCCGTTCAAGAACATGCACGGCGGCGTGATCTCGGCGCTGTGCGACCACGTGCTGGGCTGCGTGTGCTACCCGCTCATGACCAAGGGCCAGTGGGCCGCGACCACCGAGTTCAAGCTGAACCTCCTGCAGCCGGTCACCCAGGGCGTCGTGGCCGCGATCGCGACCGTGGTCTCGATGACGAAGTCACAGGCGGTGGTGCGGATCGACGTTTTGAACGAGGGCCGGCTCACGGCGGTGGCGCAGGGCACGGTCACGATCCGCGACCCGCGCTAG
- a CDS encoding putative quinol monooxygenase, protein MLIIAGTFRIAQEGREATLAAARDMMADTLKEAGCHAYRFTADLDDPTLMHLFERWESEDALRAHFTTPHMARFQAALGKLRPQIVEITKYEISKAGPVR, encoded by the coding sequence ATGCTCATCATTGCAGGCACGTTCCGCATCGCCCAGGAAGGCCGCGAGGCGACGCTCGCGGCCGCGCGCGACATGATGGCCGACACCCTGAAGGAGGCCGGCTGTCACGCCTACCGCTTCACGGCCGACCTCGACGACCCGACGCTCATGCACCTGTTCGAGCGCTGGGAGTCCGAGGACGCCCTGCGCGCGCACTTCACCACGCCACACATGGCGCGCTTCCAGGCGGCGCTGGGCAAGCTCCGCCCGCAGATCGTCGAGATCACCAAGTACGAGATCTCGAAGGCGGGCCCGGTGCGATGA
- the glgX gene encoding glycogen debranching protein GlgX, with product MQRLGAHWDGEATTFALASVHAESVELCLFAHRDAPREMQRLPLVRGPDGCFVARVSGVGPGQLYGYRVHGPWAPERGLRFNGQKLLVDPWARALTGAVRWHESLRGDSPLDSAPYVPRSLVVDPRFDWGDDRAPAVPWQDTVLYEVHVKGMTRLHPELPEAERGRYLGLAAPPIVEHLRALGVTTLSLLPVQHSAPDAHVAKLGLANYWGYGTLAYFAPDARFASADTGEQVSEFREMVRRLHHAGLEVLIDVVYNHTPEGGADGPTYSLRGVDNATFYRLDPERPAEYEDWSGCGNTLDLRQPRTRQLALDSLRHWVSELHVDGFRFDLAPALARDPLAFDAGAAFLKELVADPVLGGVKLVAEPWDASPDGYQLGAFPEPFREWNDRFRDAARRFWRGDAGTHSELATRLAGSQDVFGRGGRSPLSSVNFVTCHDGFTLEDLVSYAHKHNDANGEENRDGPHESWSHGWGAEGPSRDPRVLRLRERAKRNLITTLAFAQGVPMLSHGDELGRTQAGNNNAYCHDDPLTWIDWTLDERRSEFLEFVRTAFALRRVSPALARERFFTEREVTWLRPDGQPLSPDDWRDPERRAFGLHVHGPEPALLLVNASTRGVSFQLPDPGAGARWRALLGSACKVPLALRRGRARVAAHACLWLGAERSDLP from the coding sequence ATGCAGCGGCTCGGCGCGCACTGGGACGGCGAGGCCACGACCTTCGCGCTCGCCTCCGTGCACGCCGAGTCGGTCGAGCTGTGTCTGTTCGCGCACCGCGACGCGCCGCGCGAGATGCAGCGCCTGCCGCTCGTGCGCGGCCCCGACGGCTGCTTCGTCGCGCGCGTGTCGGGCGTGGGGCCGGGTCAGCTCTACGGCTACCGCGTGCACGGCCCGTGGGCGCCCGAGCGCGGCCTGCGCTTCAACGGCCAGAAGCTCCTGGTCGACCCCTGGGCGCGCGCGCTCACCGGCGCGGTGCGCTGGCACGAGTCACTGCGCGGCGACAGCCCGCTCGACAGCGCGCCCTACGTGCCGCGCTCCCTCGTGGTCGACCCGCGCTTCGACTGGGGCGACGACCGGGCCCCCGCCGTCCCCTGGCAGGACACCGTGCTCTACGAGGTCCACGTGAAGGGCATGACCCGGCTCCACCCCGAGCTGCCCGAGGCCGAGCGCGGGCGCTACCTCGGGCTGGCGGCGCCACCGATCGTGGAGCATCTGCGCGCGCTGGGAGTCACCACGCTCTCGCTCCTGCCCGTGCAGCACTCCGCGCCCGACGCTCATGTGGCCAAGCTCGGGCTCGCGAACTACTGGGGCTACGGCACGCTTGCCTACTTCGCGCCCGACGCGCGCTTCGCCAGCGCCGACACGGGCGAGCAGGTCAGCGAGTTCCGCGAGATGGTGCGCCGGCTGCACCACGCGGGGCTCGAGGTGCTGATCGACGTGGTCTACAACCACACCCCGGAAGGCGGCGCCGACGGGCCGACCTACTCCTTGCGCGGCGTGGACAACGCGACCTTCTACCGGCTCGACCCCGAACGGCCCGCCGAGTACGAAGACTGGAGCGGCTGCGGCAACACGCTCGACCTGCGCCAGCCGCGCACGCGCCAGCTCGCACTCGACAGCCTGAGACACTGGGTGAGCGAGCTGCACGTGGACGGCTTCCGCTTCGATCTCGCGCCCGCGCTGGCGCGCGACCCGCTGGCGTTCGACGCCGGCGCGGCGTTCCTGAAGGAGCTCGTCGCCGACCCGGTGCTGGGCGGGGTGAAGCTCGTGGCCGAGCCTTGGGATGCAAGCCCCGACGGCTACCAGCTGGGGGCCTTTCCGGAGCCCTTCCGCGAGTGGAACGATCGCTTCCGCGACGCCGCGCGCCGCTTCTGGCGGGGCGACGCCGGGACTCACTCGGAGCTGGCCACGCGGCTGGCCGGCTCGCAGGACGTGTTCGGCCGCGGCGGGCGCTCGCCGCTGTCGAGCGTGAACTTCGTGACCTGTCACGACGGCTTCACGCTCGAGGACCTGGTGAGCTACGCGCACAAGCACAACGACGCGAACGGCGAGGAGAACCGCGACGGCCCGCACGAGAGCTGGAGTCACGGCTGGGGCGCCGAGGGTCCGAGCCGCGACCCGCGCGTGCTGCGCCTGCGCGAGCGCGCCAAGCGCAATCTGATCACGACGCTGGCTTTCGCGCAGGGCGTGCCGATGCTCTCGCACGGCGACGAGCTCGGCCGCACGCAGGCGGGGAACAACAACGCCTACTGTCACGACGACCCGCTCACCTGGATCGACTGGACGCTCGACGAGCGGCGCAGCGAGTTCCTCGAGTTCGTGCGCACGGCCTTCGCGCTGCGCCGCGTGAGCCCGGCGCTGGCGCGCGAGCGCTTCTTCACCGAGCGCGAGGTGACCTGGCTGCGGCCCGACGGGCAGCCGCTCTCGCCCGACGACTGGCGCGATCCGGAGCGCCGCGCATTCGGGCTCCACGTGCACGGCCCCGAGCCCGCGCTGCTCCTGGTGAACGCGAGCACGCGGGGCGTGTCCTTCCAGCTGCCCGACCCCGGCGCGGGCGCACGCTGGCGCGCGCTCTTGGGCAGCGCCTGCAAGGTACCGCTGGCGCTCCGGCGCGGGCGGGCGCGCGTGGCGGCGCACGCCTGTCTCTGGCTCGGCGCCGAGCGGAGTGACCTGCCATGA
- a CDS encoding glycogen/starch synthase yields the protein MRVFFATSELAPLAQSGGLGDAVSGLAQALAARGHEVTCLLPAYRSALAHPACPRLSDAGAVRLPGPFGDVRGRWLAGTFSPKVELRLLDVPPFFERAGLYGFGDDAARFISFSRALALRAYEERPDVLVTHDWHAALALCVLRTLYDRGAARAIATVQVLHNAAYQGRQPASAMAWTALPAELFAPDGLEFFGDLSLLKGGVVWADRIVAVSPTYAREIQRPEFGLGLEGLYQLRSDRLTGIANGLDAVRFDPATDKSLPERFAAEAPSGKRACREAVLGELGLAHAEPGRFLAAIGRLTPQKGWDVLAASLPALVASGCVLALLGDGEPAIAESLLEAQRRFPRRVSAAISWNERAARRLYAAADGVLVPSRFEPCGLVQLTAQRYGALPIAHRTGGLVDTIRDGESGLLFSPLTPGALTAAANRAAKLFAERGSERIARDLLRVDVSWSRPAALWEAELEAVAREARGRL from the coding sequence TTGCGCGTCTTCTTCGCGACCAGTGAGCTCGCTCCCCTGGCCCAGAGCGGCGGCCTCGGCGACGCCGTGTCGGGTCTCGCCCAGGCGCTCGCGGCGCGCGGTCACGAAGTGACTTGTCTGTTGCCGGCGTACCGCAGCGCGCTCGCGCACCCGGCCTGCCCGCGGCTCTCGGACGCCGGCGCCGTGCGCCTGCCCGGGCCGTTCGGCGACGTGCGCGGCCGCTGGCTGGCGGGCACGTTCTCGCCCAAGGTCGAGCTGCGGCTGCTCGACGTGCCGCCGTTCTTCGAGCGTGCGGGCCTGTACGGCTTCGGCGACGACGCCGCGCGCTTCATCTCGTTCTCGCGTGCGCTGGCGCTGCGCGCCTACGAGGAACGGCCGGACGTGCTCGTGACTCACGACTGGCACGCGGCGCTCGCGCTGTGCGTGCTGCGAACCTTGTACGACCGCGGCGCGGCGCGCGCGATCGCGACGGTGCAGGTGCTGCACAACGCGGCGTACCAGGGCCGGCAGCCGGCCTCGGCCATGGCCTGGACGGCGCTCCCGGCCGAGCTGTTCGCGCCGGACGGCCTCGAGTTCTTTGGCGACCTGTCGCTCTTGAAGGGCGGCGTGGTGTGGGCGGACCGGATCGTCGCGGTGTCTCCCACCTACGCGCGCGAGATCCAGCGGCCGGAGTTCGGGCTCGGCCTCGAGGGCCTGTACCAGCTGCGGAGCGACCGGCTCACCGGGATCGCGAACGGCCTGGACGCGGTGCGCTTCGACCCGGCGACCGACAAGTCACTGCCCGAGCGCTTCGCGGCCGAGGCGCCTTCGGGCAAGCGCGCCTGCCGCGAGGCCGTGCTGGGCGAGCTGGGCCTGGCGCACGCGGAGCCCGGCCGCTTCCTCGCGGCGATCGGGCGGCTGACTCCCCAGAAGGGCTGGGACGTGCTGGCGGCCTCGCTGCCGGCGCTCGTGGCTTCGGGCTGCGTGCTGGCGCTGCTCGGCGACGGCGAGCCGGCCATCGCCGAGTCACTGCTCGAGGCGCAGCGGCGCTTCCCGCGCCGGGTGTCTGCGGCGATCTCGTGGAACGAGCGCGCCGCGCGGCGGCTCTACGCCGCTGCCGACGGCGTGCTCGTGCCCTCGCGCTTCGAGCCCTGCGGCCTCGTGCAGCTCACCGCGCAGCGCTACGGCGCGCTGCCGATCGCGCACCGGACCGGCGGGCTGGTCGACACGATCCGCGACGGTGAGTCGGGTCTGTTGTTCTCGCCGCTCACTCCCGGGGCGCTGACCGCGGCGGCGAACCGCGCCGCCAAGCTGTTCGCGGAGCGCGGATCCGAGCGGATCGCGCGCGACCTGCTGCGGGTCGACGTCTCGTGGTCGCGCCCGGCCGCGCTCTGGGAGGCCGAGCTCGAAGCCGTGGCGCGCGAGGCGCGCGGGCGCCTCTGA
- a CDS encoding MerR family transcriptional regulator: MLPIGEVARRSGLAASALRYYERAGLVPRAARAGGKRVYGEEVLERLALIRTAQAAGFRLAEIRTLVAGLGRRTPPGPRWQALTARKEAELAARVAELARARRLLRALARCACPTLDDCARALDLKRASTRSFPGHGSGRSARRRRKLRARGE; this comes from the coding sequence ATGCTCCCGATCGGCGAGGTGGCGCGGCGCTCCGGGCTGGCGGCATCGGCGCTGCGCTACTACGAGCGCGCGGGCCTGGTGCCGCGCGCGGCGCGCGCCGGCGGAAAGCGCGTGTACGGCGAGGAGGTGCTCGAGCGGCTCGCGCTGATCCGCACGGCGCAGGCCGCGGGCTTCCGGCTGGCCGAGATCCGCACGCTCGTGGCCGGGCTCGGCCGGCGCACGCCGCCCGGCCCGCGCTGGCAGGCGCTCACCGCGCGCAAGGAAGCAGAGCTGGCCGCGCGCGTGGCCGAGCTGGCGCGGGCGCGCCGCCTGCTGCGCGCGCTCGCCCGCTGCGCCTGCCCTACGCTCGACGACTGCGCTCGCGCCCTTGACTTGAAGCGCGCTTCAACCCGTAGCTTCCCGGGTCATGGATCCGGTCGAAGCGCTCGCCGCCGCAGGAAGCTGCGCGCTCGGGGCGAGTGA
- a CDS encoding pyrroloquinoline quinone-dependent dehydrogenase, with amino-acid sequence MRAWYWSGLVSVAWLCLGLPAIARAAEPALADWPVTEGAPGGGRHSPLTDITRENVSRLQVAWTYHHGDFWEGAWPLRVNRGSAFESTPIVVGGRLFFTTPRNRVIALDPETGRELWTFDPKLEPGRAYANMWINRGVAYWRDAAGTGACAQRLFLATLDARLIALDALTGQPCAGFGNAGSVNLLAGITPLYDEWEYNVTSPATVVGDLVVVGSSIADVVRPDAPPGDVRAFDARTGALRWTFHTIPHPGEPGSDTWQTGTRLTGAANVWSTITADLERGWIFLPVSTPSPDFYGGDRPGANLYSDSLVALEARTGAVRWSFQTVHHDLWDYDLAAPPVLVTVQHGGARIAAVAQATKSGFVFLLDRANGTPLFPVEERPVPASDLPGEHAWPTQPVPSAPPPLVPQRLGPDDLYAPDPSHLAACRARLAQLRNEGLFTPPSLRGTILYPFTGGGANWSGAAWDEARQTLVVPVQNRAHVVQLEEVADHATGGGSEVQPLHGVTFSTLRWLLTGKGTGDRYRLNPLSGRTTFDHDGVPCNKPPWGMLVGVDLAKGAIAWRASTSVSDGDPGTSGYGPALVTASGLVFHGGTQVAALRVHDVTTGERIATFPLPAGLHAGPITYKLHAGGKQYLVVAPGGHIGVGSKLGDSVIAYTLP; translated from the coding sequence ATGCGGGCATGGTACTGGAGCGGGCTCGTCTCGGTGGCGTGGCTCTGTCTCGGGCTGCCAGCGATCGCACGCGCCGCCGAGCCCGCGCTCGCCGACTGGCCGGTCACCGAGGGCGCTCCCGGCGGCGGGCGCCATTCGCCGCTCACCGACATCACGCGCGAGAACGTGAGCCGGCTCCAGGTCGCCTGGACCTACCACCACGGCGACTTCTGGGAGGGCGCCTGGCCGCTGCGCGTGAATCGCGGCAGCGCGTTCGAGTCCACGCCGATCGTGGTCGGCGGGCGGCTGTTCTTCACCACGCCGCGCAACCGCGTGATCGCGCTCGATCCCGAGACCGGCCGGGAGCTGTGGACCTTCGATCCCAAGCTCGAGCCCGGCCGCGCCTACGCCAACATGTGGATCAACCGCGGCGTGGCTTACTGGCGAGACGCAGCCGGCACCGGCGCGTGCGCGCAGAGACTCTTCCTGGCCACGCTCGATGCACGGCTGATCGCGCTCGACGCGCTCACCGGCCAGCCCTGCGCCGGGTTCGGAAACGCCGGCAGCGTGAATCTGCTGGCGGGAATCACTCCGCTCTACGACGAGTGGGAGTACAACGTCACCTCGCCCGCGACCGTAGTCGGCGACCTGGTCGTGGTCGGCTCGTCGATCGCCGACGTGGTGCGGCCCGATGCGCCACCGGGTGACGTGCGCGCATTCGACGCGCGCACCGGCGCTCTGCGCTGGACCTTCCACACCATCCCGCATCCGGGCGAGCCGGGCAGTGACACCTGGCAGACCGGCACGCGACTCACCGGCGCGGCGAACGTGTGGTCCACGATCACGGCCGACCTCGAGCGCGGCTGGATCTTCCTGCCGGTGAGCACGCCCAGCCCCGACTTCTACGGCGGCGATCGCCCCGGCGCGAACCTGTACAGTGACTCGCTGGTGGCGCTCGAGGCGCGCACCGGCGCCGTGCGCTGGAGCTTCCAGACCGTGCACCACGACCTGTGGGACTATGACCTGGCCGCGCCGCCGGTGCTGGTGACCGTGCAGCACGGCGGCGCCCGGATCGCGGCCGTCGCACAGGCCACCAAGAGCGGCTTCGTGTTCCTGCTCGACCGCGCGAACGGCACGCCGCTGTTTCCGGTCGAGGAACGCCCGGTGCCCGCGAGCGACCTGCCCGGAGAGCACGCCTGGCCCACCCAGCCCGTGCCGAGCGCGCCGCCGCCGCTCGTGCCGCAGCGCCTCGGACCCGACGACCTGTATGCGCCCGACCCGAGTCACCTCGCCGCCTGCCGCGCGCGGCTGGCCCAGCTCCGCAACGAAGGCCTGTTCACGCCGCCGAGCCTGCGCGGCACGATCCTCTACCCGTTCACGGGTGGCGGCGCGAACTGGTCGGGCGCGGCCTGGGACGAGGCCCGCCAGACACTCGTGGTGCCGGTGCAGAACCGCGCCCACGTGGTCCAGCTCGAAGAGGTGGCCGACCACGCCACGGGTGGCGGCAGCGAGGTGCAGCCGCTGCACGGCGTGACCTTCTCCACGCTCCGCTGGCTGCTCACCGGCAAGGGCACCGGCGACCGCTACCGCCTGAACCCGCTCTCGGGCCGGACGACCTTCGACCACGACGGCGTCCCCTGCAACAAGCCGCCCTGGGGCATGCTGGTGGGCGTCGACCTCGCGAAGGGCGCGATCGCGTGGCGCGCGTCGACGAGTGTCTCGGACGGAGATCCCGGCACCAGCGGCTACGGCCCGGCGCTCGTGACCGCCAGCGGGCTCGTGTTCCACGGCGGGACCCAGGTCGCGGCGCTGCGGGTGCACGACGTGACCACGGGCGAGCGCATCGCCACCTTCCCGCTGCCCGCCGGCCTGCACGCAGGCCCGATCACCTACAAGCTCCACGCGGGCGGCAAGCAGTATCTCGTGGTCGCGCCGGGCGGCCACATCGGCGTGGGCTCGAAGCTCGGTGACTCCGTGATCGCCTACACCCTGCCCTGA
- the glgC gene encoding glucose-1-phosphate adenylyltransferase: protein MVPVRDSLALVLAGGEGRRLSPLVNERSKPAMYFGGRYRLIDFVLSNLVNSGYQQIRVLTQYHATSLIRHLSRAWSLGGVLDAAIDPVPAGQNIGPFWFRGTADAIWQNLDLLRELRPRDVAIFGSDHVYKMDVSLMLEAHRERDAELTVATLPVPRASARAFGCLKVDDRGWVVDFLEKPADPPGMPGNPDLTLVSMGNYVFRTSTLLQELRRDADTASTTHDFGRDVLTSAHKRMRVLAYDFASQLCPGESENSRGYWRDVGTLDAFFEANLDLVSVEPHLNLYNDAWPIRGTQPPSGPCKFVFGDEAEGRVGKAIDSIVGSGSIISGGTLERTVCFYRVRVNSFSHVEESVLFPLVDVGRGAQLRRCIVDKGVRIPPGETIGYDLEADRKRFTVSENGVVVVSRADFGQRDEFDV, encoded by the coding sequence GTGGTCCCGGTACGCGACAGCCTGGCGCTCGTGCTCGCCGGCGGCGAGGGCCGCCGCCTCTCGCCTCTGGTCAACGAGCGCAGCAAGCCCGCCATGTACTTCGGCGGCCGCTACCGGCTCATCGACTTCGTGCTCTCGAACCTCGTGAACAGCGGCTACCAGCAGATCCGCGTGCTGACGCAGTACCACGCCACGTCGCTGATCCGGCACCTGTCGCGCGCCTGGTCGCTGGGCGGCGTGCTCGACGCCGCGATCGACCCCGTGCCCGCGGGCCAGAACATCGGCCCGTTCTGGTTCCGGGGCACCGCCGACGCGATCTGGCAGAACCTCGACCTGCTGCGCGAGCTGCGCCCGCGCGACGTCGCGATCTTCGGCTCCGACCACGTGTACAAGATGGACGTGTCACTCATGCTCGAGGCGCACCGCGAGCGCGACGCCGAGCTGACCGTCGCCACGCTGCCCGTGCCGCGCGCCAGCGCGCGCGCCTTCGGCTGTCTCAAGGTCGACGACCGGGGCTGGGTGGTCGACTTTCTGGAGAAGCCGGCCGATCCACCGGGCATGCCCGGAAACCCCGACCTGACGCTGGTGTCGATGGGCAACTACGTGTTCCGCACCTCGACGCTGCTCCAGGAGCTGCGCCGCGACGCCGACACCGCCTCGACGACTCACGACTTCGGCCGCGACGTGCTGACCAGCGCACACAAGCGCATGCGCGTCCTGGCCTACGACTTCGCCTCGCAGCTCTGCCCTGGCGAGAGTGAGAACTCGCGCGGCTACTGGCGCGACGTGGGCACGCTCGACGCGTTCTTCGAGGCGAACCTCGACCTCGTGTCCGTCGAGCCGCACCTCAACCTGTACAACGACGCCTGGCCGATCCGCGGCACGCAGCCGCCGTCGGGCCCGTGCAAGTTCGTGTTCGGCGACGAGGCCGAGGGCCGCGTGGGCAAGGCGATCGACTCGATCGTGGGCTCGGGCTCGATCATCTCGGGCGGCACGCTCGAGCGCACGGTCTGCTTCTACCGCGTGCGCGTGAACAGCTTCAGTCACGTCGAGGAGAGCGTGCTGTTCCCGCTGGTCGACGTGGGCCGCGGCGCGCAGCTGCGGCGCTGCATCGTGGACAAGGGCGTGCGCATTCCCCCGGGTGAGACGATCGGCTACGACCTCGAGGCGGACCGCAAGCGCTTCACGGTCTCGGAGAACGGGGTGGTCGTGGTGTCTCGCGCCGACTTCGGGCAGCGCGACGAGTTCGACGTCTAG
- the malQ gene encoding 4-alpha-glucanotransferase has product MTDSARPALARLADRLGVFASYHDIAGTYRPTSDATREALCSAMGYACASEAEAEARLAELAAHEAEHWLDPVAVLREEPGAPLRLRLRAPDGEAQLELARESGGVTRSAVTVSGGQLALPADLGPGVHELQLEFPERKASQLLIVAPRTAWRADEALGEDRALGVWTNLYTLRSRVNWGFGDFSDLARLAEWLAPLGVDFVAVNPLHALANRGDAIAPYSPVSRVFMNPLYLDVEAVPELAHAERARAMAAQQPLARLRGARELDHPAILAAKTAVLRELWRAFVAGERAGETARGRAHARARQELGPELADFAAFETLQAELREPDWRRWPAELRDPRSPEVREFAAAHAEEIDFRSWLQAEAELQLAFVAGAARGARMRIGVCKDLAIGSAPDSADTWLWRGLFAQGVSLGAPPDAYAASGQDWGLPPLVPHRLRADGYRFLRQLLRAAFRSSGALRIDHVMGLQRQFWIPEGRPGSEGTYVAQPANDLFGVLALESRRARSLVVGEDLGTVPVELGPELESWGVLSMRVVCFERDGAAFRPSAGYPRRALSVVVTHDLPPIAGWLEGADLRLRAQVGSLPPDELEGALAARSADREGLASKLREEGELGEASDVDAISRAAQRFLARTPSRLVGLALDDLAGEREPLNLPGIPVAVHRSWSRRMARELEDLAADPELETLLQDAAARTRDRRGEPEGSPA; this is encoded by the coding sequence ATGACCGACTCGGCCCGGCCTGCGCTGGCGCGCCTCGCCGATCGGCTCGGGGTGTTCGCGAGCTACCACGACATCGCCGGCACCTACCGGCCCACGAGCGATGCCACGCGCGAGGCGCTGTGCAGCGCCATGGGCTACGCCTGCGCCAGCGAAGCCGAGGCCGAGGCGCGCCTGGCCGAGCTCGCGGCGCACGAGGCGGAGCACTGGCTCGATCCGGTGGCGGTCCTGCGCGAGGAGCCCGGCGCCCCGCTGCGCCTGCGGCTGCGCGCGCCCGACGGCGAAGCCCAGCTCGAGCTCGCGCGCGAGTCCGGGGGCGTGACCCGCTCGGCAGTCACGGTGAGCGGCGGCCAGCTCGCGCTGCCGGCCGACCTGGGCCCCGGCGTGCACGAGCTGCAGCTCGAGTTCCCGGAGCGCAAGGCCTCGCAGCTCCTGATCGTGGCGCCCCGCACCGCCTGGCGCGCCGACGAGGCGCTGGGCGAGGACCGCGCGCTCGGCGTCTGGACCAACCTGTACACGCTGCGCAGCCGCGTGAACTGGGGCTTCGGTGACTTCTCCGACCTGGCGCGGCTGGCCGAGTGGCTGGCCCCGCTCGGCGTCGACTTCGTGGCCGTGAACCCGCTGCACGCGCTCGCCAACCGGGGCGATGCGATCGCGCCCTACAGCCCCGTGTCTCGCGTGTTCATGAACCCGCTGTATCTCGACGTCGAGGCGGTGCCCGAGCTCGCCCACGCCGAGCGCGCGCGCGCCATGGCGGCCCAGCAGCCGCTGGCCCGGCTGCGCGGCGCGCGCGAGCTCGACCATCCGGCGATCCTCGCGGCCAAGACGGCCGTGCTGCGCGAGCTGTGGCGGGCGTTCGTCGCGGGCGAGCGCGCCGGCGAGACCGCGCGCGGCCGCGCGCACGCGCGCGCGCGCCAGGAGCTCGGCCCCGAGCTCGCCGACTTCGCCGCCTTCGAGACACTCCAGGCCGAGCTGCGCGAGCCCGACTGGCGGCGCTGGCCCGCCGAGCTGCGTGACCCGCGCTCGCCCGAGGTGCGCGAGTTCGCCGCGGCGCACGCCGAGGAGATCGACTTCCGCTCGTGGCTGCAGGCCGAGGCCGAGCTGCAGCTCGCCTTCGTCGCGGGCGCCGCGCGCGGGGCGCGCATGCGCATCGGCGTGTGCAAGGACCTCGCGATCGGCAGCGCGCCCGACTCGGCCGACACCTGGCTGTGGCGCGGCCTGTTCGCCCAAGGCGTGTCACTCGGCGCGCCGCCCGACGCGTACGCGGCCTCGGGCCAGGACTGGGGCTTGCCGCCGCTCGTGCCCCACCGCCTGCGCGCCGATGGCTACCGCTTCCTGCGCCAGCTCCTGCGCGCCGCGTTCCGCAGCTCGGGGGCGCTGCGCATCGACCACGTGATGGGCCTGCAGCGCCAGTTCTGGATCCCCGAGGGCCGGCCCGGCAGCGAGGGCACCTACGTGGCACAGCCCGCGAACGACCTGTTCGGCGTGCTCGCCCTGGAGAGCCGGCGCGCGCGATCGCTCGTCGTGGGCGAAGATCTGGGCACCGTTCCGGTCGAGCTGGGGCCGGAGCTCGAGAGCTGGGGGGTGCTGTCCATGCGGGTCGTGTGCTTCGAGCGCGATGGCGCGGCGTTCCGCCCGAGCGCCGGCTACCCGCGCCGCGCGCTCTCGGTCGTGGTCACGCACGACCTGCCGCCGATCGCCGGCTGGCTCGAAGGCGCCGACCTGCGCCTGCGCGCCCAGGTCGGGTCACTCCCGCCAGACGAGCTCGAGGGCGCGCTCGCCGCGCGCAGTGCCGACCGCGAGGGCCTGGCCTCGAAGCTGCGCGAGGAGGGCGAGCTCGGCGAAGCTTCCGACGTGGACGCGATCTCGCGCGCGGCGCAGCGCTTCCTGGCGCGCACGCCGTCGCGGCTGGTCGGGCTCGCGCTCGACGACCTGGCAGGCGAGCGCGAGCCGCTCAATCTGCCGGGCATTCCGGTCGCCGTGCACCGCAGCTGGTCGCGCCGCATGGCGCGTGAGCTCGAGGACCTCGCCGCCGACCCGGAGCTCGAGACACTGTTGCAGGACGCCGCCGCGCGCACGCGAGACCGGCGCGGCGAGCCGGAGGGAAGCCCCGCATGA